Proteins encoded in a region of the Streptomyces sp. PCS3-D2 genome:
- the galK gene encoding galactokinase: MTASATVTAARIDPVRREFERIHGRAPDGVWAAPGRVNLIGEHTDYNDGFALPMALPHTAVLAARRRQDGLLRLHSAQGDGRITELTVADLSPGTVGGWARYAAGVVGALRERGLPAGGADVHLDSTVPRGAGLSSSAALACAVAVAYDDLYALRLSGPELARVAQYAENAFAGVPCGVMDQMASVCCTEGSALHLDSRSLAVRQVPFDLTGHGLRLLVLDTRVAHDLADGAYAALRAGCERAAEVLGVPALRDLSETDLPGALARLPGALAPLVRHVVTENARVGRAVDLLTAGRPEALGPLLSAGHASLRDDYRVSCPEIDLAVEAAVAAGALGARMTGGGFGGSVIALVPVAAAGPVARAVAAAFAAAGFAPPDVLEAVPSAGARRVG; the protein is encoded by the coding sequence GTGACCGCGAGCGCGACCGTCACGGCGGCACGCATCGACCCTGTGCGGCGGGAGTTCGAGCGGATCCACGGCCGCGCCCCCGACGGGGTCTGGGCCGCCCCGGGCCGCGTCAACCTCATCGGCGAGCACACCGACTACAACGACGGCTTCGCGCTCCCGATGGCGCTGCCGCACACCGCGGTGCTGGCGGCCCGCCGCCGCCAGGACGGACTGCTGCGCCTGCACAGCGCCCAGGGCGACGGCCGGATCACGGAGCTGACGGTGGCGGACCTCTCGCCCGGCACCGTCGGCGGCTGGGCCCGGTACGCCGCCGGGGTGGTAGGGGCGCTGCGGGAGCGGGGCCTGCCGGCGGGCGGCGCCGACGTGCACCTGGACAGCACCGTGCCGAGGGGCGCCGGCCTTTCGTCCTCCGCGGCCCTCGCATGTGCGGTCGCCGTCGCGTACGACGACCTGTACGCGCTGCGGCTGTCAGGGCCCGAGCTGGCGCGTGTGGCGCAGTACGCCGAGAACGCCTTCGCCGGTGTGCCCTGCGGGGTCATGGACCAGATGGCCTCGGTCTGCTGCACGGAGGGCAGCGCGCTGCACCTCGACAGCCGCAGCCTGGCCGTCCGGCAGGTCCCCTTCGACCTCACCGGGCACGGCCTGCGGCTGCTGGTGCTCGACACTCGGGTCGCGCACGACCTCGCCGACGGGGCGTACGCGGCGCTACGCGCGGGGTGCGAACGCGCGGCGGAAGTGCTGGGCGTGCCCGCCCTGCGGGACCTCTCCGAGACGGATCTGCCGGGCGCGCTCGCGCGACTGCCCGGCGCGCTCGCGCCGCTGGTCCGGCACGTCGTCACCGAGAACGCCCGGGTCGGGCGGGCGGTCGACCTGCTGACGGCCGGTCGGCCGGAGGCGCTGGGGCCGCTGCTGAGCGCCGGACACGCCTCCCTGCGGGACGACTACCGGGTTTCCTGCCCCGAGATCGACCTGGCAGTGGAGGCCGCCGTCGCCGCGGGCGCCCTGGGCGCCCGGATGACCGGTGGCGGCTTCGGCGGCTCCGTGATCGCGCTGGTCCCGGTCGCGGCCGCCGGACCGGTGGCCCGGGCGGTGGCGGCCGCCTTCGCGGCCGCCGGCTTCGCGCCGCCGGACGTGCTGGAGGCCGTGCCGTCGGCGGGGGCCCGCCGCGTCGGCTGA
- the galT gene encoding galactose-1-phosphate uridylyltransferase — translation MHRTVTELADGRELIYYDSEPGRDRGAADPRPPDRVESTPELRRDPATGDWVTIAAHRQSRTYHPPADACPLCPSRDGRQSEIPAADYEVAVFENRFPSLAGEAGRCEVVCFTPEHGAGFADLTPRRARLVLDAWIDRTAELSARPGVRQVYCFENRGAEIGVTLAHPHGQIYAFSTTTPRTAKHLAAASAHRARTGRNLFEDILAEARAATDRVVLAGEHWTAFVPYAARWPYEVHLHPHRRVPDLTRLTEAERAEFPVLYLDLLRRFDRLFGLAAPTPYIAAWHQAPVIGGGELALHLELFTVRRTADRLKYTAGTEAGMEAFMNDVAPEAAARRLREVV, via the coding sequence GTGCACAGGACCGTCACCGAGCTCGCGGACGGCCGCGAGCTCATCTACTACGACAGCGAGCCCGGCCGGGACCGCGGCGCCGCGGACCCGCGTCCCCCGGACCGGGTCGAGAGCACCCCCGAGCTGCGCCGGGACCCGGCCACCGGCGACTGGGTGACCATCGCCGCCCACCGGCAGTCCCGCACCTACCACCCCCCGGCGGACGCCTGCCCGCTCTGCCCCTCCCGGGACGGCCGGCAGAGCGAGATCCCGGCAGCCGACTACGAGGTGGCCGTCTTCGAGAACCGCTTCCCATCCCTCGCCGGCGAGGCCGGCCGGTGCGAGGTGGTGTGCTTCACCCCCGAGCACGGCGCCGGCTTCGCCGATCTCACGCCGCGGCGGGCCCGGCTGGTGCTGGACGCCTGGATCGACCGCACCGCCGAGCTGTCCGCCCGCCCCGGCGTACGGCAGGTGTACTGCTTCGAGAACCGTGGTGCGGAGATCGGCGTGACGCTGGCCCACCCGCACGGTCAGATCTACGCCTTCTCCACCACCACGCCGCGCACCGCCAAGCACCTCGCCGCCGCCTCCGCGCACCGCGCCCGCACCGGGCGCAACCTCTTCGAGGACATCCTCGCGGAGGCCCGCGCGGCCACCGATCGCGTGGTCCTCGCCGGGGAGCACTGGACGGCCTTCGTCCCGTACGCCGCGCGCTGGCCCTACGAGGTCCACCTCCACCCGCACCGCAGGGTCCCCGATCTGACCCGGCTCACCGAGGCGGAGCGCGCCGAGTTCCCCGTCCTGTACCTGGACCTGCTGCGCCGCTTCGACCGGCTCTTCGGGCTGGCCGCTCCCACCCCCTACATCGCGGCCTGGCACCAGGCGCCGGTCATCGGGGGTGGGGAACTCGCCCTGCACCTGGAGCTGTTCACCGTCCGGCGGACCGCCGACAGGCTCAAGTACACCGCAGGGACCGAGGCCGGCATGGAGGCCTTCATGAACGACGTGGCGCCGGAGGCGGCGGCCCGACGGCTGCGGGAGGTCGTGTGA